In one Lolium rigidum isolate FL_2022 chromosome 3, APGP_CSIRO_Lrig_0.1, whole genome shotgun sequence genomic region, the following are encoded:
- the LOC124695591 gene encoding E3 ubiquitin-protein ligase EL5-like encodes MSSSEMDSSSLDSQLRFDAYAVLVAFGVAAVLVVCFWQLYKLTVSARPQDMLPVSSSGSGGGKAPRQSDISALPVFVHGGAAGVECAVCLAEMADGEKGRLLPGCGHRFHVECVDRWFRTNSTCPLCRVAVFGEPSAVEAHKVVPAAAAPAVAVLQV; translated from the coding sequence ATGTCGAGCTCTGAgatggactcgtcgtcgctggacAGCCAACTCAGGTTCGACGCGTACGCGGTGCTGGTGGCGTTCGGCGTGGCGGCCGTCCTCGTCGTCTGCTTCTGGCAGCTCTACAAGCTCACCGTGTCCGCGCGCCCGCAGGACATGCTGCCCGTCTCGTCCTCCGGCTCCGGCGGCGGCAAGGCTCCGAGGCAGAGCGACATCTCTGCGCTGCCGGTGTTCGtgcacggcggcgcggcgggggTGGAGTGCGCGGTGTGCCTGGCGGAGATGGCGGACGGGGAGAAGGGGCGGCTCCTGCCCGGTTGCGGGCACAGGTTCCACGTCGAGTGCGTCGACCGGTGGTTCCGGACCAACTCGACGTGCCCGCTCTGCCGGGTCGCGGTCTTCGGCGAGCCGAGCGCGGTGGAGGCGCACAAGGTTGTCCCCGCGGCTGCTGCCCCTGCCGTGGCTGTGCTGCAAGTTTGA